A genome region from Astyanax mexicanus isolate ESR-SI-001 chromosome 19, AstMex3_surface, whole genome shotgun sequence includes the following:
- the LOC111192979 gene encoding protein FAM104A, whose product MLTESRKRQRTQGDDEDAHLMPQSKRSSATHKSSEPSVEVWESESSSCDSSGVSSPEHAAGSSSSTSSQYGADNLATLATLGPCSPLSSSDQTGPSSLGSYQHINQVLREAHFQSLQKRGQSRDR is encoded by the exons ATGCTGACTGAAAGCAG GAAACGTCAGCGTACTCAAGGCGATGATGAAGATGCACATCTAATGCCTCAGTCCAAAAGATCCAGCGCAACACACAAGTCCTCTGAGCCCAGCGTAGAGGTGTGGGAGTCTGAG tCCTCCAGCTGTGACAGCAGTGGGGTCAGTAGTCCGGAGCATGcagctgggagcagcagcagcaccagcagccaGTATGGAGCtgacaatctggcaaccctcgCCACCCTCGGGCCCTGCAGTCCCCTCAGCTCCTCGGACCAGACCGGCCCCAGCAGCCTGGGCTCGTACCAACATATCAACCAGGTCCTGAGAGAGGCGCACTTCCAGAGCCTGCAGAAAAGAGGACAGTCCCGGGACAGGTGA
- the hid1a gene encoding protein HID1: MGNTDSKLKFRKAVIQLTTKTQPVEATDDAFWDQFWADTATTVQDTFALVPAAEIRAVREESPSNLATLCYKAVEKLVQAAESGCPSEREKQVVLNCTRILTRILPYIFEDQDWRGFFWSTVPGAGRAGMDEMDDDDEGARPLAESLLLAIADLLFCPDFTVQSHRRGGPESVEDMQSLDSCEYIWEAGVGFAQSPPLNYIHDLNRTELLRLLLTCFSEAMYLPPSPDGNILNPWVTFFCSTENRHALPLFTSLINVVCAYDPVGYGIPYNHLLFSDYREQLVEQAVQILIVTLEHEGNQPHRAPSPSSMDEQDSAGPDNLFVNYLSRIHREEDYDFVLKGLARLLTNPLTQTYLPNSTKKIQFHQELLVLFWKLCDFNKKFLFFVLKSSDVLDVLVPILYYLNDARADQSRVGLMHIGVFILLLLSGERNFGVRLNKPFSLHVPMDIPVFTGTHADLLIVVFHKIITSGHQRLQPLYDCLLTIVVNVSPYLKSLSMVAANKLLHLLEAFSTNWFLFSAAQNHHLVFFLLEAFNNIIQYQFDGNCNLVYAIIRKRSVFHQLANLPTDPASIQKALQRKKKSPDAISRTNSLETVSMEGSRPAVPAEPGTLKASLVAMPGIDKLTEKSQVSEDGTMVAVPQTETQRSPEHSGLAGASDTESNSGRDTEDVFYTEAEMARRRLSSASSAATYWNPTPDWVLSWKSKLPLQTIMRLLQVLVPQVEKICIDKGLTDESEILKFLQHGTLVGLLPVPHPILIRKYQANAGTAMWFRTYMWGVVYLRNVDPPIWYDTDVRLFEIQRM; the protein is encoded by the exons ATGGGAAACACCGACTCCAAACTCAAATTCAGGAAAGCGGTCATTCAGCTCACCACTAAAACCCAG CCTGTTGAAGCTACAGACGATGCGTTCTGGGATCAGTTCTGGGCCGACACCGCCACCACCGTACAGGACACCTTCGCTCTGGTTCCGGCTGCTGAGATCCGGGCTGTGAGGGAGGAATCCCCctccaatctggcaaccctgtgcTATAAG GCGGTGGAGAAGTTGGTGCAGGCGGCGGAGTCGGGATGCCCCagtgaaagagaaaaacaggTGGTTCTGAACTGCACCCGCATCCTCACCCGCATCCTGCCCTACATCTTCGAGGACCAGGACTGGAGGGGCTTCTTCTGGTCCACCGTGCCCGGCGCCGGCCGAGCCGGG ATGGATGagatggatgatgatgatgaaggagCTCGGCCGCTGGCGGAGTCACTACTGCTGGCCATTGCTGACCTGCTGTTCTGCCCGGATTTCACCGTTCAGAGCCACCGGAGGGGCGGCCCG GAGTCGGTGGAGGACATGCAGTCTCTGGACAGCTGTGAATACATCTGGGAGGCGGGGGTGGGTTTCGCTCAGTCCCCCCCACTCAACTATATTCACGACCTGAACAG GACGGAGTTGCTGAGGCTGCTGTTGACCTGTTTCTCAGAGGCCATGTACCTGCCTCCATCACCTGATGGAAACATCCTCAACCCCTGGGTCACCTTCTTCTGCTCTACAGAGAacag GCATGCCCTACCTTTGTTTACCTCTCTGATTAACGTGGTGTGTGCGTATGACCCGGTGGGTTACGGCATTCCCTACAACCACCTGCTGTTCTCCGACTaccgcgagcagctggtggagcaggCGGTGCAGATCCTCATCGTCACCCTGGAGCACGAGGGCAACCAGCCCCACCGCGCTCCCTCCCCCTCCAGCATGGACGAGCAGGAT TCTGCTGGTCCGGATAACCTGTTTGTGAACTACCTGTCGAGAATTCACAGGGAGGAG GATTATGACTTTGTGCTGAAAGGTCTGGCCCGCCTGCTGACCAATCCGCTCACTCAGACCTACCTGCCCAACTCCACCAAAAAGATCCAGTTCCaccaggagctgctggtgctcttCTGGAAGCTCTGTGACTTTAACAAA AAATTCCTTTTCTTCGTGTTGAAGAGCAGTGATGTGCTGGATGTACTGGTGCCCATTCTCTACTACCTGAATGATGCCAGGGCTGACCAGT CTCGTGTTGGTCTGATGCACATCGGTGTGTTtattctgctgctgctgagcgGAGAGAGGAACTTCGGGGTGCGTCTGAATAAACCCTTCTCTCTACACGTCCCTATGGACATCCCAGTGTTCACCGGCACGCATGCCGACCTCCTGATTGTG GTCTTCCACAAGATCATCACGAGTGGCCACCAGCGTCTGCAGCCGCTCTACGACTGCCTGCTCACCATCGTAGTGAATG TGTCCCCCTACCTGAAGAGTCTGTCCATGGTGGCGGCTAATAAACTCCTGCACCTTCTGGAAGCTTTTTCTACCAACTGGTTCCTGTTCTCCGCTGCTCAGAACCACCATCTGGTCTTCTTCCTGCTGGAGGCCTTCAATAACATTATCCAGTACCAGTTTGATG GTAACTGTAACCTGGTGTACGCCATCATCCGGAAGCGCAGCGTCTTCCATCAGCTGGCGAACCTGCCCACCGACCCAGCGTCCATCCAGAAAGCTCTGCAGAGGAAGAAGAAATCTCCAGACGCCATCTCTCGCACCAACTCCCTGGAGACCGTCTCCATGGAGGGATCTCGACCCGCTGTACCTGCAGAGCCCGGCACCTTGAAGGCCAGCCTTGTTGCTATGCCAG GTATTGATAAGTTAACAGAGAAGTCTCAGGTGTCAGAAGATGGTACCATGGTCGCCGTGCCGCAGACAGAGACGCAGCGCTCACCAGAACACAGCGGGCTGGCCGGGGCCAGCGACACCGAGTCCAACTCAGGAAGAGACACTGAG GACGTTTTCTACACCGAGGCAGAGATGGCAAGAAGACGTCTGTCTAGTGCATCATCAGCCGCTACGTACTGGAACCCAACTCCAGACTGG GTTCTGTCCTGGAAGAGCAAGCTCCCTCTCCAGACCATCATGAGGCTTCTGCAGGTTCTGGTGCCCCAAGTGGAGAAGATCTGCATTgacaa GGGATTAACGGACGAGTCTGAGATCCTGAAGTTCCTGCAGCACGGAACGCTGGTGGGGCTGCTTCCTGTTCCGCATCCCATCCTAATCCGGAAGTACCAGGCCAACGCCGGCACCGCCATGTGGTTCCGCACCTACATGTGGGGCGTGGTGTACCTGCG